From the genome of Alistipes sp. ZOR0009, one region includes:
- a CDS encoding aldehyde dehydrogenase family protein yields the protein MEINEMLLKARAAQADYQERFNQDQVDEIVKTVAKVIFDNAEPLARMSVDETGMGVYEDKVAKCQGKSKGVWLDLKGKKSMGILSIDEETNLIEIAKPIGVVAGITPMTNPVVTPMSKIMFALKTKNAIIIAPHPKAKKCSGYAVKLINDAIAPFGVPEGLVQIVEEPSIEKTQQLMEACDVVVATGGMPMVKSAYSSGKPSFGVGAGNVQIILDRFIDFDDAANKVITGRTFDNGIICSGEQSFIYHEDDKKEVFEAFRKHGAYFTTDEEHDKIVNALFEDGHIARDVVGQSVEYIAKKAGITLPAGTRVIAVEARGIGNADMICKEKMCPVLACFAYSNFDEAIHIAKTNLFLEGSGHTAGIHSNNQGNIIKAGTEISVSRFIVNAPSATTAGGSIQNGLAVTNTLGCGSWGNNSISENFTYKHLLNITRIAPLSKKIAVPTDEEVWL from the coding sequence ATGGAAATTAATGAAATGCTACTTAAAGCAAGAGCCGCTCAGGCAGACTACCAAGAAAGGTTTAACCAAGATCAGGTAGATGAAATAGTAAAAACCGTTGCAAAGGTAATCTTTGACAATGCTGAGCCACTAGCTCGCATGTCGGTTGATGAAACCGGAATGGGAGTTTATGAAGATAAAGTAGCAAAATGCCAAGGTAAGTCTAAGGGCGTTTGGTTAGACCTTAAGGGCAAAAAATCGATGGGTATTCTTAGCATCGACGAGGAAACTAACCTAATTGAAATTGCTAAGCCAATTGGTGTTGTTGCGGGAATCACCCCAATGACCAACCCAGTGGTTACCCCAATGTCTAAGATCATGTTTGCTCTTAAGACAAAGAATGCGATCATCATTGCGCCACACCCAAAGGCTAAAAAATGCTCGGGCTATGCCGTTAAGCTTATTAACGACGCCATTGCTCCATTTGGTGTTCCAGAAGGATTGGTTCAAATCGTAGAAGAACCATCTATCGAGAAGACTCAACAGCTGATGGAAGCTTGCGACGTTGTTGTTGCAACCGGAGGTATGCCAATGGTTAAGTCGGCTTACTCTTCAGGAAAGCCTTCGTTTGGTGTAGGTGCTGGTAACGTTCAGATTATCTTAGACCGTTTTATCGATTTTGATGATGCAGCCAACAAGGTTATCACTGGTCGTACATTCGACAACGGTATTATCTGCTCTGGCGAGCAAAGCTTCATCTATCACGAAGATGATAAGAAGGAGGTTTTTGAAGCATTCAGAAAGCACGGCGCTTATTTCACCACCGACGAGGAGCACGATAAGATTGTTAATGCCCTATTCGAAGACGGACATATTGCCCGCGACGTTGTAGGTCAATCTGTAGAATATATTGCTAAGAAGGCTGGTATTACCCTTCCTGCTGGCACGCGCGTAATCGCTGTTGAGGCAAGAGGTATTGGCAATGCCGATATGATTTGCAAGGAGAAGATGTGCCCAGTGTTGGCTTGCTTCGCTTATAGCAACTTCGATGAGGCTATCCATATTGCTAAAACTAACCTATTCCTAGAGGGTAGCGGTCACACTGCTGGTATCCACTCTAACAACCAGGGTAACATCATTAAGGCTGGAACTGAGATCTCTGTTTCTCGTTTCATCGTTAATGCTCCATCTGCAACAACTGCTGGTGGTTCTATCCAAAACGGGTTGGCCGTTACCAACACGCTTGGTTGCGGAAGCTGGGGTAACAACTCTATTTCAGAGAACTTTACCTACAAGCACCTTCTAAACATTACTAGAATTGCTCCTCTTTCAAAGAAGATCGCAGTTCCTACTGACGAGGAAGTTTGGCTCTAA
- a CDS encoding acyl-CoA dehydrogenase, translated as MDFNLTSTETLFLQMIREFAEKEVKPLAAEVDETEQFPVGTVEKMSKIGIMGIPIPVQYGGAGGTNLLYSMAVEELSAACATTGVVVSAHTSLCAAPILEHGTEEQKQKYLPKLASGEWIGAFGLTEPNAGTDASSQQTIAVEDGDDYIVNGTKIFITNAEYAHVYIIFAMTDKSLGVKGITAFIVEKGTPGFSIGKKEKKMGIRGSATCELIFENCRLPKANMLGKLSGGFGIAMKTLDGGRIGIASQALGIAQGAMDETVKYVKERKQFGKSIGAFQNTQFQLADLETKVQASRLLVRSAAFKKDKGVPYSVDAAMAKLFAAETAMEVTNKAVQFHGGYGYTREYPVERMMRDAKITEIYEGTSEVQRMVIAAKLLK; from the coding sequence ATGGATTTTAACTTAACAAGTACAGAAACACTTTTCCTGCAAATGATCAGGGAATTTGCCGAAAAGGAGGTGAAGCCTCTGGCTGCCGAGGTCGATGAGACTGAGCAATTTCCTGTTGGAACAGTGGAGAAAATGTCGAAAATTGGGATTATGGGGATTCCAATCCCGGTTCAGTATGGAGGTGCAGGCGGAACAAACCTGCTTTACTCAATGGCTGTAGAAGAACTTTCTGCAGCATGTGCCACCACCGGTGTGGTTGTATCGGCACACACTTCGCTTTGCGCTGCGCCCATCTTAGAGCATGGCACCGAGGAGCAAAAGCAGAAGTATTTACCAAAGCTTGCCTCTGGCGAGTGGATCGGCGCTTTTGGTTTGACCGAGCCAAATGCCGGTACCGATGCCTCTTCTCAGCAAACCATTGCTGTTGAAGATGGAGACGACTACATCGTTAACGGTACCAAGATCTTTATTACAAATGCCGAGTATGCACACGTCTACATCATTTTTGCAATGACCGACAAGTCGCTTGGTGTAAAAGGTATTACTGCCTTCATAGTAGAGAAGGGAACTCCAGGTTTTTCTATAGGAAAAAAGGAGAAGAAGATGGGTATTCGCGGTTCTGCAACCTGCGAGCTGATCTTCGAAAACTGTCGCCTTCCTAAGGCAAACATGCTAGGAAAGCTTAGCGGCGGTTTTGGTATTGCCATGAAGACCCTCGATGGGGGACGTATCGGTATCGCATCTCAGGCGCTTGGTATAGCGCAGGGAGCAATGGACGAAACCGTTAAGTACGTAAAGGAGCGTAAGCAGTTTGGAAAGTCGATTGGTGCATTCCAAAACACCCAATTCCAGCTTGCCGACCTAGAAACAAAAGTTCAGGCTTCGCGCCTATTGGTGCGCAGCGCAGCATTTAAGAAGGATAAGGGAGTACCTTACTCGGTTGATGCTGCTATGGCTAAGCTTTTTGCTGCCGAAACAGCCATGGAGGTAACCAACAAGGCGGTTCAGTTCCATGGTGGATACGGGTATACCCGCGAGTATCCTGTTGAGCGCATGATGCGTGATGCCAAGATTACCGAAATTTACGAAGGTACTTCTGAGGTGCAGCGTATGGTAATTGCTGCAAAGCTGCTTAAGTAG
- a CDS encoding electron transfer flavoprotein subunit beta/FixA family protein encodes MKIVVCIKQVPDTTEIKINPTTGTLIREGVPSIINPDDKGGLEMALQLKDKYNAHVTVITMGPPQADAALREALAMGADRAILLTDRKFAGADTLATSHALAGALRNIEYDLIITGRQAIDGDTAQVGPQIAEHLGLPQVTYLEEISFDGKNTFTMRRATEEGYQILEVEGSCLVTVLSSANTPRYMSVRGIMQAYEHNVEVWGKDNIAVEETRLGLKGSPTKVHKAFTRGVKAPGELYEVEAQEAVGIIISKLKEKFII; translated from the coding sequence ATGAAAATTGTTGTTTGTATAAAGCAAGTTCCGGATACAACGGAAATCAAGATAAATCCAACCACCGGGACGCTGATCCGCGAGGGGGTGCCTAGCATCATCAACCCCGATGATAAGGGTGGTTTGGAAATGGCTCTTCAGCTAAAGGATAAGTATAACGCTCACGTTACGGTTATCACCATGGGCCCACCACAGGCCGATGCCGCCCTTCGTGAGGCGTTGGCAATGGGTGCCGATAGGGCAATTCTACTTACCGACCGTAAGTTTGCTGGTGCCGACACCTTGGCTACCTCGCACGCTCTTGCAGGGGCGCTGCGTAACATCGAGTACGATTTAATCATCACAGGACGTCAGGCTATCGATGGCGATACCGCTCAGGTGGGACCACAGATTGCCGAGCATTTGGGATTACCACAGGTTACCTACCTCGAAGAAATCAGCTTCGATGGTAAGAACACCTTCACCATGCGCCGTGCTACCGAAGAGGGATATCAAATCCTAGAGGTAGAAGGCTCGTGCTTGGTAACCGTTCTTTCTTCGGCCAACACGCCTCGCTACATGAGCGTTCGTGGCATCATGCAGGCCTACGAGCACAACGTAGAGGTGTGGGGTAAGGACAATATTGCTGTAGAGGAAACCCGTCTTGGCCTTAAGGGATCGCCAACTAAGGTGCACAAGGCGTTTACCCGCGGCGTTAAAGCTCCTGGCGAACTTTACGAGGTAGAGGCTCAGGAAGCTGTCGGTATCATTATTAGCAAGCTGAAGGAGAAATTCATCATCTAA
- a CDS encoding electron transfer flavoprotein subunit alpha/FixB family protein, translating to MDKSQYKGVYVFVEQREGKIQNVSMELLGKARDLADALNDKVYALLLGHNMVEKGQDLIAGGADVVLYMDDELLAEYTTEPYAQAICQIIDERKPDIIMFGATTIGRDLGPRISARVETGLTADCTKLEISEDGHLLMTRPAFGGNLMATIVCKEHRPQMSTVRPGVMRALPADTARMGVVECVKPEIDRSKVKVKLVKTVKEKKNMVDISEAKILISGGRGVGSCGSFESLCELAKTMKAEVSASRAMVDAGLVPHERQVGQTGKTVRPDLYLALGISGAIQHLAGMEESDFIVAINKDKYAPIFQVADLGIVGDVKKIIPLLNERLKEVVKPE from the coding sequence ATGGATAAATCACAATACAAGGGCGTTTACGTTTTCGTAGAACAGCGTGAAGGCAAAATTCAAAACGTTTCGATGGAGCTGCTGGGCAAGGCTCGCGACTTGGCCGATGCGCTAAACGATAAGGTGTACGCTTTACTTCTTGGCCACAATATGGTAGAGAAGGGGCAGGATCTTATTGCTGGGGGTGCGGATGTGGTGCTTTACATGGATGATGAGCTGCTAGCCGAATATACCACCGAGCCTTACGCGCAGGCTATTTGCCAAATTATCGACGAGCGTAAGCCCGATATTATAATGTTTGGTGCTACCACCATTGGTCGCGACTTGGGTCCCCGTATCTCGGCTCGCGTAGAAACAGGGCTTACTGCCGACTGTACTAAGCTCGAGATTTCGGAAGATGGACACCTGCTGATGACCCGCCCTGCTTTTGGTGGAAACCTTATGGCTACCATTGTTTGTAAGGAGCACCGTCCTCAGATGTCTACCGTTCGTCCGGGTGTAATGCGCGCCCTTCCTGCCGATACCGCTCGTATGGGCGTTGTGGAGTGCGTTAAGCCAGAGATTGACCGCTCGAAGGTTAAGGTTAAGCTGGTAAAAACGGTGAAGGAGAAGAAGAACATGGTGGACATTTCGGAAGCCAAGATTCTGATCTCTGGCGGTAGAGGTGTTGGCTCGTGCGGTAGCTTCGAGTCGCTTTGCGAGCTGGCAAAGACAATGAAGGCTGAGGTTTCGGCTTCGCGTGCCATGGTCGATGCAGGCTTGGTACCTCACGAACGTCAGGTTGGACAAACTGGTAAGACGGTTCGTCCAGATCTATACCTTGCTTTGGGTATTTCGGGTGCCATTCAGCACTTGGCCGGAATGGAGGAGTCAGACTTTATCGTGGCCATCAACAAGGATAAGTACGCTCCTATTTTCCAGGTTGCCGATCTAGGTATCGTTGGCGACGTGAAAAAGATTATTCCGCTTCTTAACGAGCGCTTAAAGGAGGTTGTAAAACCTGAATAG
- a CDS encoding adenylate kinase: MINIALFGAPGAGKGTQSEYLIKKYKLHYISTGDLLREELKAETPIGLEAKSIIAEGGLVSDEIIVQIIEKKIKDNPDANGFLFDGFPRTYVQAYILEGLMINLNTSLNCLINIEVSEEVCTQRLLQRSKVQSRSDDNEVVIRKRLREYQEKTLPVLDFFKERGICKSVNGEQPIENITKDIEVIVNEEMSKQMMNILIMGYPGSGRGSQGYALAQKYDLVYLSTGRMLEEEIKMGTDIGLRVKDLFENGQMAPDDIVVPLIEKKIEATKNSRGYVFKGFPRTLVQSYILEGILKKHGMKINHFIDLQVPTLELVKRLDDRSKTSECMPYDTSTQKIIQRLADHENRTNQVVQRYKERQNVSIIDGTGTIEEVNERICTDLENRFKHLKEQ; the protein is encoded by the coding sequence ATGATTAACATTGCACTATTTGGTGCTCCAGGAGCGGGTAAAGGAACGCAGTCGGAGTACCTGATAAAAAAGTATAAGCTGCACTACATCTCCACCGGAGATCTGCTCCGTGAGGAGCTTAAGGCGGAAACCCCGATTGGCCTCGAAGCCAAGAGCATTATTGCCGAAGGGGGGCTGGTTTCCGACGAAATTATCGTGCAGATTATCGAAAAGAAGATAAAAGATAACCCCGATGCCAACGGATTCCTTTTCGACGGTTTTCCACGTACCTACGTGCAGGCCTACATCCTAGAGGGGTTGATGATAAACCTGAATACAAGCCTAAACTGCCTTATAAACATCGAGGTGTCGGAGGAGGTATGTACCCAGCGCCTTTTGCAGCGCTCTAAGGTGCAAAGCCGCAGCGACGACAACGAGGTGGTTATCCGCAAGCGCCTACGCGAGTACCAGGAGAAGACGCTCCCCGTACTCGACTTCTTTAAGGAGCGCGGCATCTGCAAGTCGGTAAACGGCGAGCAGCCCATCGAGAACATCACCAAAGATATTGAGGTGATTGTTAACGAGGAGATGAGCAAGCAGATGATGAACATCCTCATTATGGGCTACCCTGGTTCGGGACGTGGCTCGCAGGGCTACGCGCTGGCCCAAAAGTACGATTTGGTGTACCTATCCACCGGCCGTATGCTCGAGGAGGAGATTAAGATGGGCACCGACATCGGGCTTCGCGTAAAGGACCTATTCGAAAATGGGCAGATGGCGCCCGACGATATTGTGGTGCCTCTCATCGAAAAGAAAATTGAGGCTACCAAAAACTCGCGTGGCTACGTCTTTAAGGGATTTCCCCGCACGCTGGTGCAGTCGTATATTCTGGAGGGTATCCTAAAGAAGCACGGCATGAAGATTAACCACTTTATCGACCTGCAGGTGCCTACGCTCGAGCTGGTAAAGCGCCTCGACGACCGCAGCAAAACCAGCGAGTGCATGCCCTACGATACCTCCACCCAAAAGATCATCCAGCGTTTGGCCGACCATGAGAATCGGACCAACCAGGTGGTGCAGCGCTACAAGGAGCGCCAGAATGTTTCCATTATCGACGGTACTGGAACCATCGAGGAGGTGAACGAGCGCATCTGTACCGATCTCGAAAACCGCTTTAAGCATTTAAAGGAGCAGTAA
- a CDS encoding cation diffusion facilitator family transporter: protein MSHQDTSVKSIFFALMANLGIAITKTAAAVVTGSGSMLAESIHSYADCGNQGLLFWGLKATKRAPDQEHPLGYGKEIYFWSFIVALILFSMGGLFSIYEGIHKLSSHEGLSSPLVAVVVLSVSIVLEGASLYGCLTQIKKLRGEVSFWKWLGSSRQSELIIVLGEDVAALLGLAFALAAVGLTIITGNPIYDAVGSIVIGALLVVVSLFLAVKIKSLLIGQSAEGKAREDIRAFLEARTEVEQVFNLITLQLGPQVMVAVKAKMAKVHSAEELIANINACEAALRQEFPNIHWLFFEPDIKD from the coding sequence ATGTCGCATCAAGACACCTCTGTAAAGTCAATATTCTTTGCCCTAATGGCCAACCTGGGCATTGCCATCACCAAAACGGCCGCCGCGGTGGTTACGGGCTCGGGCTCGATGCTGGCGGAGTCTATCCACTCCTACGCCGACTGCGGCAACCAGGGGCTTCTATTTTGGGGGCTAAAGGCCACCAAGCGGGCACCCGACCAGGAGCATCCGCTGGGCTACGGAAAGGAGATCTACTTCTGGTCGTTTATCGTTGCCCTTATCCTGTTTAGCATGGGCGGATTGTTCTCCATCTACGAGGGCATTCACAAGCTCAGCTCGCACGAGGGGCTCAGCAGCCCGCTGGTGGCTGTTGTCGTGCTATCGGTTAGCATCGTGCTCGAAGGGGCGTCGCTATACGGCTGCCTAACCCAAATAAAAAAGCTAAGGGGCGAGGTTTCGTTCTGGAAATGGCTAGGGAGCAGCCGCCAAAGCGAGCTCATCATTGTTTTGGGCGAAGATGTTGCCGCGCTGCTGGGGCTCGCCTTTGCGCTAGCGGCCGTTGGCCTCACCATCATTACGGGCAACCCCATTTACGATGCGGTAGGAAGCATTGTTATTGGCGCGCTGCTGGTGGTGGTATCGCTATTCCTTGCCGTTAAAATTAAGAGCCTGCTGATAGGCCAAAGCGCCGAGGGTAAAGCTCGCGAGGATATCCGAGCATTTCTGGAGGCTCGTACCGAGGTAGAGCAGGTATTCAACCTTATTACGCTGCAGCTGGGGCCGCAGGTTATGGTGGCCGTAAAGGCCAAGATGGCCAAGGTGCACTCGGCCGAGGAGCTTATTGCCAACATAAACGCCTGCGAGGCGGCGCTCCGACAGGAATTTCCGAACATCCACTGGCTCTTTTTCGAGCCCGACATCAAGGACTAA
- a CDS encoding DUF6261 family protein: MKINLSLKGYILKDVVGYGTELDGLAVNAGIPALLTAKPYLTFKSSLAGMNEGFKLSFKSDFTELLAELDWKRGRSYTSLHHGVLSFAYSDIPAEEEAAQTLIKLFDTYGFEFINGTYEGETGLEMSFIADLKKPENAAAVATLKLEAKVAQLEKDVNTFSTTYKESLADAAEKKNFVAASNVRNEFEKATKNFQVYLQGKLLEDTDPKWEALCAQVVALNVRMLRSEALRQVALKNKREDEKNQGAK; the protein is encoded by the coding sequence ATGAAAATTAATCTTTCTTTAAAAGGTTACATCCTCAAGGATGTAGTGGGGTACGGAACGGAGCTCGATGGCCTAGCTGTCAACGCCGGGATTCCGGCTTTGCTTACCGCAAAGCCTTACCTTACTTTCAAGAGCTCGCTCGCAGGCATGAACGAGGGCTTTAAGCTGTCCTTCAAAAGTGATTTTACCGAGCTGCTGGCCGAGCTGGATTGGAAGCGGGGACGTTCGTACACCTCCCTACACCATGGGGTGCTTAGCTTTGCCTACTCCGACATTCCCGCCGAGGAGGAGGCCGCTCAAACCCTTATTAAGCTTTTCGATACCTACGGTTTTGAGTTTATTAACGGGACGTACGAGGGCGAAACGGGCTTGGAGATGAGCTTTATTGCGGATCTTAAGAAGCCCGAAAACGCGGCGGCCGTTGCTACGCTTAAGCTCGAGGCCAAGGTGGCGCAGCTAGAGAAGGATGTGAATACCTTTAGCACCACCTACAAGGAGAGCTTGGCCGATGCAGCCGAGAAGAAAAATTTTGTGGCAGCATCCAACGTGCGCAACGAGTTCGAAAAGGCCACCAAGAATTTCCAAGTCTACCTACAGGGCAAGCTGCTGGAGGATACCGATCCCAAGTGGGAGGCGCTATGCGCGCAGGTGGTGGCGTTAAACGTAAGGATGTTAAGGAGCGAAGCCCTGCGGCAGGTCGCCCTTAAGAATAAGCGTGAGGATGAAAAGAACCAGGGGGCAAAGTAG
- a CDS encoding TlpA family protein disulfide reductase — translation MSRSLIFILLMVLSLEGKSQQVVVKVAEMGMSKSLLTIAWPYKGYNSYLNMLSKNYKVDSLKDHVFNLNSKEGGIFNFNMSNYRFSLILFPKDTIRIEAHIDTCFRYAIKGRNAEGHLLWLQASFPSYIVYPKFNSIFGAKPSLQERYNEACKLTAGFDSKIDSLYRIGKVDDRFRDVIKKKYRSMVYEAFVDFNESWKSISWKKIEPFASLLLRRTGVKNPSDYPFISDILFRYHASTYYSDTSRGLVSKKLLPADFQKAAFIPNQNHAREYELATTIYFYASRGYDDLGWKAAYKYYNSQYPKTELKPMMDSLLKPYLNIKKDDVKKVFIEDQKNTLSELLADFKGGYVFVDLWATWCGPCRNEMMQERLNPLEHLLDSLGVKKLYLSIDDKKSHEAWKRMADVLKLGGYHHRINNSLYSDIQQKIYGTETFLIPRYAFIGKDGNILDANLPRPSSLDALKQKLLEYIGK, via the coding sequence ATGAGTAGATCGCTGATTTTTATACTACTAATGGTACTTTCACTCGAAGGGAAATCCCAGCAAGTTGTAGTAAAGGTTGCAGAAATGGGCATGAGCAAATCTTTACTAACCATTGCATGGCCCTATAAGGGGTATAATAGCTACCTAAATATGCTTTCGAAAAATTACAAGGTCGACTCGCTAAAAGATCATGTGTTCAACCTTAACAGCAAGGAGGGGGGGATTTTTAACTTCAATATGTCGAATTATCGCTTTTCTCTGATTCTTTTCCCCAAGGATACAATTCGGATAGAGGCGCACATAGACACCTGTTTTAGGTATGCTATAAAAGGACGGAATGCAGAGGGGCATCTGCTATGGCTGCAGGCTTCATTTCCCTCATATATTGTATACCCTAAGTTTAATAGCATTTTTGGTGCTAAACCTTCATTGCAGGAGCGGTATAACGAGGCTTGCAAGCTTACTGCAGGCTTTGATTCGAAAATAGACTCGCTATATAGGATAGGAAAGGTTGATGATCGCTTTAGAGATGTTATAAAAAAGAAGTATAGGAGTATGGTTTACGAAGCATTTGTTGATTTTAATGAGAGTTGGAAATCAATTTCTTGGAAAAAAATAGAGCCTTTTGCCTCCTTGCTTCTGCGTCGGACTGGGGTGAAAAATCCGTCAGACTATCCTTTTATTTCTGATATTCTTTTCCGGTATCATGCCTCAACATACTATTCTGATACCAGCCGAGGCTTAGTAAGCAAGAAGTTGCTTCCTGCCGATTTTCAAAAAGCGGCGTTTATTCCAAACCAAAATCATGCGAGGGAGTACGAATTGGCAACGACCATTTATTTTTATGCGAGCCGAGGTTACGATGATTTGGGATGGAAGGCTGCCTACAAATACTACAATAGCCAGTATCCAAAGACGGAACTAAAGCCGATGATGGATAGCCTGCTGAAACCCTATTTAAACATAAAGAAAGACGATGTGAAAAAAGTCTTTATCGAAGATCAGAAAAATACCCTTTCAGAACTTCTTGCCGATTTTAAAGGTGGTTATGTGTTTGTCGACCTTTGGGCAACTTGGTGTGGCCCTTGCCGGAATGAGATGATGCAGGAAAGGCTTAATCCGCTGGAGCACCTGTTAGATTCGTTGGGGGTAAAAAAACTTTATCTTTCCATCGATGACAAAAAGAGCCACGAGGCATGGAAGCGAATGGCGGATGTCCTAAAACTTGGCGGATACCATCATCGGATAAATAATTCTCTTTATAGCGATATACAGCAAAAGATATATGGAACAGAGACCTTCTTGATTCCACGTTATGCATTTATAGGTAAGGATGGAAATATTTTAGATGCGAATCTTCCTCGGCCTAGTAGCTTAGATGCCCTTAAGCAGAAGCTACTTGAGTACATTGGAAAATAA